A section of the Fusobacterium perfoetens genome encodes:
- a CDS encoding hemolysin family protein, whose product MHNSETDIFLRIFLIILLIVLSVFLAISEISLASARKMKLQIMKEKGNKNAEKVLEVQETSGNFFAAVQIGTNAIAILAGILGENILTPFIKPAVISWFSVSPYRAETICSLISFIFITSLFIEFADLIPRRLAMAAPEKAAVSIIKPMLFLIYLFRPFIIFFDSIASFIFRILKIEQNRNDEITYDDIFAIVDEGAETGVIQKKEHSLIENVFELDTRWVSSIMTYRNDIIYFTVDEAEESIKEKISTYPHSKFLICKDDIDSVIGYVDSKNILPRILNSELKSLNDIKDITNTNLLILPNTLTISEALDKFNEAREDFAVILNEYGHVVGLVTFYDVVNTLMGDVVYQDQDEQQIIARGEGSWLIDGVTSVEDVKKVLGIEKLPEEDTYETIAGFMMFMLKSIPKKAAKVEFENYTFEVVDVDNFKIDQLLVTKKERKTEE is encoded by the coding sequence ATGCATAATTCGGAAACTGATATTTTTTTAAGAATATTTTTAATTATATTACTTATTGTATTAAGTGTTTTTCTTGCTATCAGTGAAATTTCTTTGGCTTCAGCAAGAAAAATGAAACTTCAGATAATGAAAGAAAAAGGAAATAAAAATGCTGAAAAAGTTTTAGAAGTTCAAGAAACTTCTGGAAATTTCTTTGCTGCTGTACAAATTGGAACAAATGCTATTGCCATACTTGCAGGTATTCTAGGAGAAAATATCCTTACTCCTTTTATAAAACCTGCTGTAATATCATGGTTTTCTGTATCTCCATATAGAGCAGAAACTATTTGTTCTTTAATTTCCTTTATATTTATTACAAGCCTTTTTATAGAATTTGCTGACCTTATTCCAAGAAGGCTTGCAATGGCTGCTCCTGAAAAAGCTGCTGTATCTATTATTAAACCTATGCTTTTTCTGATTTACCTTTTCAGACCTTTTATCATTTTCTTTGACAGCATAGCTTCTTTCATTTTCAGAATTTTAAAAATAGAGCAAAATAGAAATGATGAAATTACATATGATGATATCTTTGCTATAGTTGATGAAGGGGCAGAAACAGGAGTTATTCAAAAGAAAGAACATTCTCTTATTGAAAATGTTTTTGAACTTGACACAAGATGGGTCTCTTCAATTATGACATATAGAAATGACATAATCTATTTCACAGTTGATGAAGCTGAAGAGAGTATTAAAGAAAAAATAAGTACATATCCTCATTCAAAATTTCTTATCTGTAAAGATGACATTGATTCTGTAATAGGATATGTGGATTCTAAAAATATTCTTCCAAGAATACTTAATAGTGAACTTAAAAGTCTTAATGATATAAAAGATATAACTAATACAAATCTTTTAATTCTTCCTAATACCCTTACAATTTCCGAAGCTTTGGATAAGTTCAATGAAGCTAGAGAAGATTTTGCTGTCATTCTAAATGAATACGGCCATGTTGTAGGACTTGTAACTTTCTATGATGTTGTAAATACTCTTATGGGAGATGTTGTTTATCAAGATCAGGACGAGCAGCAAATTATAGCAAGGGGAGAAGGATCGTGGCTTATTGATGGGGTTACATCTGTAGAAGATGTAAAAAAAGTTCTAGGTATTGAAAAATTACCTGAAGAAGATACTTATGAAACTATTGCTGGTTTCATGATGTTTATGCTTAAAAGTATTCCCAAAAAAGCTGCTAAAGTTGAATTTGAAAATTATACTTTTGAAGTTGTTGATGTTGATAATTTCAAAATTGATCAACTTTTGGTTACAAAAAAAGAAAGAAAAACTGAAGAATAA
- a CDS encoding PLP-dependent aminotransferase family protein, with the protein MLKENVLFSKTSDEKYYLQLYKIFKSEIDAGKLSAGSKLPSVRQTAMKYKVNMNTVLQSYNLLEQNGFIEKIPGKGCFIKKGSDFTLDTKVHPILENFRYGQEKSKDIINFSNGTPTAEYFPASVYKELGKQIIEEYGPEIFEYQNVQGLESLRVVLSEELEKDDIFVTEDDILITSGTQQALDIILNLFHSKTGLTIALSDPSYPNALNLFTNLCRVKGFDLKNDGWDMEEFEKFLKTEKINLVYEVFNFQNPTGIKWSEEKKKKLLELAVKYDFYIIEDDTFSEFYYEGERPSTLKSFDKTGHERVIYIRTYSKTIMPGIGTALMVAPRSFMEKAVLVKYSLDTTTSGLNQKILEYFIKDGYLEKHISDIKSVFKEKYNYMLNLLKEVPYLQIMHVPAGGFFIWVLLAEHIDGEKFYKKCRERGVAVLPGSVFYNDKRAECKVRLTFVSGELEEIKRGIDVIKDILIHCKHPE; encoded by the coding sequence ATAAAATTTTTAAAAGTGAAATAGATGCAGGGAAACTTTCAGCAGGTTCTAAACTGCCTTCAGTAAGACAAACAGCTATGAAATATAAAGTAAATATGAATACAGTTCTTCAGTCTTATAATCTTTTAGAGCAAAATGGTTTTATAGAAAAAATACCTGGAAAAGGATGTTTTATAAAAAAGGGTTCTGACTTTACTCTTGATACAAAAGTTCATCCTATTTTGGAAAATTTCAGATATGGACAAGAGAAATCAAAAGACATTATAAATTTTTCAAATGGTACTCCAACAGCAGAATATTTTCCTGCTTCTGTTTATAAAGAATTAGGAAAACAAATAATTGAAGAGTACGGGCCTGAAATATTTGAATATCAGAATGTACAGGGGCTTGAGAGTTTAAGAGTTGTTCTTTCGGAAGAACTTGAAAAAGATGATATTTTTGTAACTGAAGACGATATTCTTATAACTTCAGGAACACAGCAGGCTCTTGATATAATACTGAATCTTTTTCATTCAAAAACAGGTCTTACAATAGCTCTTTCAGATCCTTCATATCCAAATGCTCTTAACCTTTTTACAAATTTGTGCAGAGTAAAGGGGTTTGATTTAAAAAATGATGGTTGGGATATGGAAGAATTTGAAAAATTTTTAAAAACAGAAAAGATAAATCTTGTTTATGAAGTTTTTAATTTTCAAAATCCAACAGGAATTAAATGGAGTGAAGAAAAAAAGAAAAAACTTCTTGAACTTGCAGTAAAGTATGATTTTTATATTATTGAAGATGATACATTTTCAGAATTTTATTATGAAGGAGAAAGACCGAGCACTCTTAAAAGTTTTGATAAAACTGGGCATGAAAGAGTTATTTATATAAGGACATACTCTAAGACTATAATGCCTGGAATAGGGACAGCCCTTATGGTTGCTCCAAGAAGTTTTATGGAGAAAGCTGTTCTTGTAAAATATAGTCTTGATACAACAACATCAGGACTTAATCAGAAAATTTTAGAGTATTTTATAAAAGATGGATATCTTGAAAAACATATTTCAGATATAAAAAGTGTTTTTAAGGAAAAATATAACTATATGCTGAATCTTTTAAAAGAAGTTCCTTATCTTCAAATTATGCATGTACCTGCAGGAGGTTTTTTCATTTGGGTACTTTTGGCAGAACATATTGATGGAGAAAAGTTCTATAAAAAATGCCGTGAAAGAGGAGTGGCAGTGCTTCCAGGAAGTGTATTTTATAATGATAAGAGAGCTGAATGTAAAGTAAGACTTACATTTGTATCAGGTGAGCTGGAAGAAATAAAAAGAGGTATAGATGTAATAAAGGATATTTTAATTCATTGCAAACACCCTGAATAA
- a CDS encoding ABC transporter ATP-binding protein: protein MLTIKNLKKSFNEGTENEVNIFNGFNLEVKESEFVAVLGSNGCGKSTLFNLISGSLKDNGGNIILGGTDISKMKEEERAAKIGKVHQDPSKGVSPSLTILENLSLAAKKSEKFSLRKLIKKDNISKFTELLKELDLGLENKLNTQVKFLSGGQRQALSLIMATLKKPELLLLDEHTAALDPKTSKMIMVKTKQLIDKQNITAMMISHNLRDAVKYSDRIIMLDKGRVILDVKSKDITEGELSKVYTAKMNRDIKVMAS, encoded by the coding sequence ATGCTGACAATAAAAAATCTTAAAAAAAGTTTTAATGAAGGTACAGAAAATGAAGTAAATATTTTTAATGGTTTTAATCTTGAAGTTAAAGAAAGTGAATTTGTAGCTGTACTTGGTTCTAACGGATGCGGAAAAAGTACTCTTTTTAATCTTATCAGCGGTTCTCTTAAGGATAATGGAGGAAATATTATTTTAGGAGGTACTGATATAAGTAAAATGAAAGAAGAAGAAAGAGCTGCTAAAATAGGAAAAGTTCATCAAGATCCTTCAAAAGGAGTTTCTCCTTCTCTTACTATTTTAGAAAATCTTTCACTGGCTGCTAAAAAAAGTGAAAAATTTTCTCTTAGAAAACTTATAAAAAAAGATAATATTAGTAAATTTACAGAACTTTTAAAAGAACTTGACTTAGGACTTGAAAATAAATTAAATACTCAAGTAAAATTTCTTTCAGGAGGACAAAGACAAGCTCTTTCACTTATTATGGCAACTTTAAAAAAACCAGAACTTCTTCTTCTTGATGAACATACAGCTGCCCTTGATCCTAAAACTTCTAAAATGATAATGGTAAAAACAAAGCAGCTTATTGATAAACAAAACATTACAGCTATGATGATTTCACACAACTTAAGAGATGCTGTTAAATACTCTGATAGAATAATCATGCTTGATAAAGGAAGAGTTATTCTGGATGTAAAAAGCAAAGATATAACTGAAGGAGAACTTTCAAAGGTTTACACTGCAAAAATGAACAGAGATATAAAAGTTATGGCAAGTTAA
- a CDS encoding pyridoxamine kinase, producing MSKLIKKVAAIHDLSGFGRASLTTVIPILSTMGIQVCPVPTAILSTHTSNFTGYSFIDLTDYMEEHIAHWKKLNLEFDCIYSGFLGSPRQIKIVSDFVDHFGHKDNLVVVDPVLGDNGSLYGTMGQEMVTEMRKLVSKADIITPNFTEAAFLLGEEYKEVTTEQEVKEWLVRIAEMGPKIVIITSVPDEKVNEFEKNMSVIAYNKEDDVFWKVSCKYIPVSYPGTGDAYTSVLIGSLLQGDSLPVAIDRAMQFVTQCIKASYGFKYPSREGVLLERNLNILNVPVLLGAYELLKNGE from the coding sequence ATGAGCAAACTAATAAAAAAAGTAGCAGCAATACATGATTTATCAGGATTTGGAAGAGCATCACTTACAACTGTAATTCCAATATTATCAACAATGGGAATACAGGTTTGTCCTGTGCCTACAGCAATTCTTTCAACTCATACAAGTAATTTTACAGGATATAGTTTTATAGATCTTACAGATTATATGGAAGAGCATATTGCTCACTGGAAAAAACTTAATCTAGAATTTGATTGTATATATTCAGGATTTTTAGGTTCCCCAAGACAAATAAAAATAGTTTCTGATTTTGTAGATCATTTTGGTCATAAAGATAATCTTGTTGTTGTGGATCCTGTTCTTGGAGATAATGGTTCTCTTTATGGAACAATGGGGCAAGAAATGGTAACTGAAATGAGAAAACTCGTTTCAAAAGCTGATATTATAACTCCAAATTTCACAGAAGCAGCTTTTCTTCTTGGTGAAGAATATAAAGAAGTTACAACAGAACAAGAGGTAAAAGAATGGCTTGTAAGAATAGCTGAAATGGGACCTAAAATAGTTATAATAACAAGTGTTCCAGATGAAAAAGTTAATGAATTTGAAAAAAATATGAGTGTAATAGCTTATAATAAAGAAGATGATGTTTTTTGGAAAGTATCATGTAAATATATACCTGTTTCATATCCTGGAACTGGAGATGCTTATACAAGTGTTCTTATTGGAAGTCTTTTACAAGGAGATAGTCTTCCAGTTGCAATAGACAGAGCTATGCAGTTTGTTACTCAATGTATAAAAGCTAGCTATGGATTTAAATATCCAAGTAGAGAAGGGGTTCTTCTTGAAAGAAATTTAAATATTTTAAATGTTCCAGTTCTTTTAGGAGCTTATGAACTATTGAAAAATGGTGAATGA
- a CDS encoding flavodoxin family protein — MKVLLLNGSPRINGNTKTALKAAAEGIVENCEHDVELIDVSKYNVKGCMACESCKKTNGICVIEDDGRILAEKIYEADVVIFGSPVYWWGITSQIKAVIDRIYCKGESLNKLKKKIGIIAVGEAELSDREYELINGQFQCICEYLNWDLIIDEKISAWAVGDLARDIEKVEELKNLWKKI; from the coding sequence ATGAAAGTATTGCTTTTAAACGGAAGTCCCAGAATAAATGGGAATACTAAAACAGCTCTTAAAGCAGCTGCAGAAGGTATAGTAGAAAATTGTGAGCATGATGTTGAACTTATAGATGTATCCAAATATAATGTGAAAGGTTGTATGGCTTGTGAAAGCTGCAAAAAAACAAATGGGATTTGTGTTATAGAAGATGATGGAAGAATTTTAGCTGAAAAAATATATGAAGCTGATGTAGTTATATTTGGTTCTCCTGTTTATTGGTGGGGAATAACTTCACAAATTAAAGCTGTAATAGACAGAATATACTGTAAAGGTGAAAGCCTTAATAAACTTAAGAAAAAAATAGGAATAATCGCTGTTGGAGAAGCAGAACTTTCAGACAGAGAATATGAACTTATAAATGGTCAGTTTCAATGTATATGTGAATATTTAAACTGGGATTTGATTATTGATGAAAAAATTTCAGCTTGGGCAGTTGGAGATCTTGCAAGAGATATAGAAAAAGTAGAGGAACTTAAAAATCTTTGGAAAAAGATATAA